In Coprobacter tertius, a single window of DNA contains:
- a CDS encoding acyltransferase, translating to MNSSELQSKTISYLRFPLIVGVVFIHNNISTINIQGEELVFENPQWYYNIIYLINDAIAGIAVPLFFFISGYLFFYNENFSFATYKRKIKSRTKSLLIPYLFWNLLGFLILLIKHLPQFAAFFPRIAEINITPEIFFKSFWDFYPPNEGGISTPINIPFWFIRDLIIIVIFTPVIKWLITYLKLFFPIILFICWYFNIWPDIRGINSVSVFFFSIGAYLSINRLNITDCFKPLFIPTLVIYPFLAFFDVYYQGATYHSYIHNGGIMTGLIMSFNIVSYFLSKHKIHVNKFLTDSSFFIFAIHCLFISELMKITIKLLQPNSAYTLIMIYFLIPFVTIIISLFLYKLSKTLFPKFTSIITGGR from the coding sequence ATGAACTCCAGTGAACTGCAATCAAAAACAATTTCGTATTTAAGGTTTCCTCTTATTGTAGGAGTTGTTTTTATTCATAATAATATATCGACAATCAATATACAAGGAGAAGAACTTGTATTCGAAAATCCGCAATGGTATTATAATATCATATACCTTATCAACGATGCGATTGCCGGTATAGCGGTTCCTTTATTCTTTTTCATTTCGGGATATCTGTTTTTTTATAACGAAAACTTTAGTTTTGCAACTTATAAACGAAAAATAAAGAGTCGCACTAAAAGCTTGCTAATTCCATATCTATTCTGGAATTTATTGGGATTCTTGATTTTACTAATCAAACACTTACCACAATTTGCTGCATTTTTTCCCCGAATTGCCGAAATTAATATAACACCGGAGATCTTTTTTAAATCTTTCTGGGACTTTTATCCCCCCAATGAAGGAGGAATAAGTACCCCGATAAATATCCCCTTTTGGTTTATTCGAGATTTGATAATAATCGTAATTTTTACTCCGGTAATCAAATGGCTAATCACATATCTTAAATTATTTTTTCCGATTATTTTGTTTATATGCTGGTATTTCAATATCTGGCCCGATATCAGAGGAATAAATAGCGTAAGTGTTTTTTTCTTCAGTATTGGGGCTTACCTAAGTATCAACCGGCTGAATATCACCGATTGTTTCAAACCTCTTTTTATCCCGACGTTAGTCATATACCCGTTTTTAGCCTTTTTTGACGTATACTATCAAGGGGCAACTTATCACTCATACATTCATAATGGCGGGATCATGACAGGTCTGATAATGTCATTTAATATCGTATCTTACTTCCTGTCGAAACATAAAATACACGTAAATAAATTTCTGACCGACAGCAGCTTTTTTATATTTGCCATTCACTGCTTATTTATTAGCGAATTAATGAAAATTACAATAAAATTATTACAGCCTAATTCAGCTTATACACTGATCATGATTTATTTCTTAATCCCTTTTGTTACAATCATAATCTCATTATTTTTATACAAATTATCAAAAACACTTTTCCCGAAATTTACTTCGATAATTACGGGCGGAAGGTAA